A window of the Brassica napus cultivar Da-Ae chromosome C5, Da-Ae, whole genome shotgun sequence genome harbors these coding sequences:
- the LOC106401051 gene encoding lactosylceramide 4-alpha-galactosyltransferase, with product MESEIARKVTAMIDHRRLNRSGSSLFTAFAASVIALIVFTVVIVSNLSVRDISEVVKIEIKTVVPYLPLRSERELSAGKNNYTIKQITTVKENNNLEILETFGGKGVSEKFQQRATEFLRDDCEVSFMMTWISPVDKFGKRDVLSVESVFKSHPRGCLIILSSTMDSPQGFRVLKPFLDRGYRVTAVTPDLPFLLKDTAGESWLEEIKTGKRDPGKISLAQNLSNLMRLAYLFKFGGVYLDTDMIVLKSFKPLRNVIGAQTLEPVSRNWTRLNNAVLVFDKNHPLLRKCIEEFALTFNGNVWGHNGPYLVSRVARAVEGTVGYNFTVMTPPAFYSVNWIEIGKLFKVPRTEKDRKRVEVKVLEMQRRSYGLHLWNKFSSKFEIEKGSAMDKIVSDHCVICEKVSVS from the coding sequence ATGGAAAGTGAAATAGCTAGAAAAGTCACGGCGATGATTGATCACCGGCGGTTAAACCGCTCCGGATCATCACTATTCACAGCCTTTGCTGCCTCAGTAATAGCTCTGATCGTTTTCACGGTCGTCATCGTCTCTAACTTATCGGTGAGAGATATCTCGGAGGTGGTGAAGATAGAGATCAAGACCGTTGTTCCTTACTTACCTCTGAGATCAGAGAGAGAGCTAAGCGCTGGCAAGAACAACTACACGATCAAGCAGATTACCACAGTTAAAGAGAATAACAATCTCGAGATTCTCGAGACTTTTGGAGGCAAAGGCGTGTCGGAGAAGTTTCAGCAAAGAGCAACAGAGTTTTTGAGAGATGATTGTGAAGTCAGTTTCATGATGACGTGGATCTCCCCTGTTGATAAGTTCGGTAAGAGAGATGTTTTGTCTGTGGAAAGCGTGTTTAAATCACATCCTCGTGGTTGTTTAATCATTTTATCATCGACGATGGATTCTCCACAAGGGTTTAGAGTCTTGAAACCGTTTCTTGATCGCGGTTACAGAGTTACTGCGGTAACTCCTGATTTACCTTTCTTGCTCAAGGACACAGCGGGAGAGTCGTGGCTTGAGGAGATTAAGACAGGGAAGAGAGATCCCGGGAAGATCTCTTTAGCTCAGAACCTCTCAAACCTCATGAGACTCGCGTACTTGTTCAAGTTCGGGGGCGTTTATTTGGACACCGACATGATAGTGCTGAAAAGTTTTAAGCCTCTGAGGAACGTGATCGGTGCGCAGACTCTCGAACCGGTTTCGAGAAACTGGACGAGGCTGAACAACGCGGTTTTGGTCTTCGACAAGAACCATCCTCTCTTGAGGAAATGTATCGAAGAGTTTGCGTTGACTTTCAACGGGAACGTTTGGGGTCATAACGGACCGTATCTTGTTTCTAGAGTTGCACGAGCTGTTGAAGGAACGGTTGGTTATAACTTCACTGTCATGACGCCTCCTGCGTTTTATTCGGTTAATTGGATTGAAATTGGGAAGCTCTTCAAGGTTCCGAGAACCGAGAAGGATAGGAAGAGAGTGGAAGTCAAGGTTCTTGAGATGCAGAGGAGAAGCTACGGGTTGCATTTGTGGAATAAGTTTAGTAGTAAATTTGAAATTGAGAAAGGTAGTGCCATGGATAAAATCGTTTCGGATCATTGTGTGATCTGTGAGAAAGTCTCTGTATCATAA
- the LOC106401050 gene encoding cell wall protein RBR3 encodes MLTHDRDEELSMFLEMRRRDKERRGESLLTGSDSTSINGALTTALSGVSEMVSSQRYPLRRTAAENFLYSENEKSDYDWLLTPPGTPQFEKESHRSVMEQSDAPSSRPTNLKSRLGNYREDIVSGNNNKSLMSSSSSVAGLRRPSSSGSSRSTSRPSTPTRRSTTPTTSTTRPVTTTRASNSRSSTPTSRATLTAARATTSTAAPRTTTSRSATPTRTKTQPSSAPSKKPLSRPATPTRRSPTPTGPLIVSSKAPSRGTSPTPTVKSSKSWKPREMPGFSLEAPPNLRTSVSDRPVSATRGRPGVASAPGSRSSSIERGNGAISNGAGHARRQSCSPSRGRAPVGNTNGSLPGARGRGKANNGDSPVAMGNKMVERVVNMRKLGPPRLTESGGRGTSKSSSAFNSLGYGRNLSKSSIDMALRHMDIRRGMTGNLRPLVTKVPASSMYSVRSRSNSVTNSPMATSSTVSSSEPNFDNINILCLDGNDAENDDLLSERSFSSPRDQFPKFTS; translated from the exons ATGTTGACACACGACAGAGATGAAGAACTCTCTATGTTCCTTGAGATGCGTCGACGCGACAAAGAACGTAGGGGAGAATCTCTTTTAACAG GATCTGATAGTACTAGTATCAACGGAGCGCTGACGACTGCGCTCTCTGGTGTCTCTGAAATGGTGTCGTCTCAACGTTATCCTCTCCGGAGAACGGCAGCAGAGAACTTCTTGTACTCAGAGAATGAGAAATCCGATTACGATTG GCTGCTTACGCCTCCTGGAACGCCGCAGTTTGAGAAAGAGTCACATAGGAGCGTAATGGAACAGAGTGATGCTCCCAGTTCTCGCCCCACGAATCTTAAATCTCGG CTAGGGAACTACCGTGAAGATATCGTCTCAGGGAACAATAACAAGTCCCTAATGTCATCGTCGTCCTCTGTAGCTGGACTCAGAAGACCGTCTTCATCAGGTAGCTCAAGGTCGACGAGCAGACCTTCTACACCAACTAGAAGGTCTACAACCCCAACCACCTCCACAACAAGGCCTGTGACAACCACTAGAGCTTCAAACTCTAGATCGTCAACACCCACCTCACGTGCAACATTAACTGCTGCACGTGCTACTACCTCCACAGCAGCTCCACGCACCACAACATCTAGATCAGCTACTCCAACTCGGACTAAGACTCAGCCTTCTTCCGCACCTTCTAAAAAACCTTTATCAAGGCCGGCAACGCCAACCCGCAGGTCTCCAACCCCGACCGGTCCATTAATAGTTTCGAGTAAAGCTCCGTCACGAGGGACTTCTCCAACTCCAACAGTGAAGTCATCGAAGTCTTGGAAGCCGCGGGAGATGCCTGGTTTCTCTTTAGAAGCCCCACCGAATCTGAGGACATCTGTATCAGATAGACCAGTCTCAGCTACAAGAGGCAGACCTGGAGTGGCCTCAGCACCAGGCTCAAGATCTTCTTCCATAGAACGTGGCAACGGCGCCATCAGTAATGGCGCCGGACACGCAAGAAGACAATCTTGCTCCCCGTCGAGAGGCCGGGCTCCTGTAGGGAACACCAACGGGAGCCTGCCAGGTGCACGTGGGCGAGGAAAGGCCAACAACGGCGATAGCCCAGTGGCTATGGGTAATAAAATGGTCGAGCGAGTGGTGAACATGAGGAAACTAGGTCCACCACGGCTAACAGAAAGCGGCGGTCGAGGAACCTCGAAATCTAGCTCTGCTTTTAACAGCCTTGGCTATGGGAGAAACCTCTCCAAGAGCTCCATCGATATGGCCTTGAGACATATG GATATAAGACGAGGCATGACAGGGAATCTCCGACCGCTTGTCACGAAAGTTCCGGCATCATCAATGTACAGCGTGCGAAGCCGGTCGAATAGTGTCACCAACTCTCCGATGGCTACGAGCAGCACTGTCAGCTCATCCGAACCGAACTTTGACAACATCAACATTTTGTGCTTAGATGGGAACGATGCCGAAAACGATGATCTTCTTAGCGAGAGAAGCTTTTCTTCTCCGCGAGACCAGTTCCCCAAGTTCACATCTTGA
- the LOC106401053 gene encoding protein yippee-like At3g08990, which produces MGRLFVIDLQGETYSCKHCHTPFALTDDLISKSFHCKHGRAYLFENVVNVTVGEMEHRIMMTGWHTVADIFCVCCGSLVGWKYEIAYEKSQKYKEGKFIIERFKVLGPDGGGYDMNEDEPMIGSDEE; this is translated from the exons ATGGGAAGACTATTCGTGATCGACCTCCAAGGAGAAACTTACAGCTGCAAACATTGCCACACTCCTTTCGCACTTACCGATGATCTCATCTCCAAG TCGTTTCACTGCAAGCATGGAAGGGCTTATCTTTTCGAAAACGT TGTCAATGTGACTGTTGGAGAGATGGAGCATCGCATCATGATGACTGGCTGGCACACTGTAGCTGACATCTTCTGCGTTTGCTGTGGCTCTCTCGTTGGATGGAAATAC GAGATTGCATACGAAAAGTCTCAGAAGTACAAAGAAGGAAAATTCATCATTGAAAG GTTTAAAGTGCTTGGACCCGATGGAGGGGGATACGACATGAACGAGGACGAGCCCATGATTGGAAGTGACGAAGAATAA